One Sulfitobacter sp. M39 genomic window, CGCGTATCCTGCTTGAGCAAGGGTTCACCCTGCGCGCCACCCGTGGCACCGCCGCCTGGCTGACAGAGCATGACATCGCCTGCGAGATCGTGAACAAGGTCTACGAGGGTCGCCCGAACATCACCGACATGATGAAGGACGAAGCGATCCAACTGGTGATGAACACCACCGAAGGCGCGCAGGCGGTCGAGGATAGCAAATCCATCCGCTCTATCGCGCTGTATGACAAGATCCCGTATTTCACCACGGCCGCCGGTGCCTATGCCGCAGCGCTGGCCATCAAGGCGCAAGCCGAAGACGAGATCGGCGTTAAATCGCTTCAGGGCTAAACTGCCCTATATGACCTGCGCCGCACCTATGATGCGTGGCGCAGGTCTTTCCCCATCCTCCCCCTCTCATTGTCCGTCGCCCTTGCATGCCAGCCCCCGCTGGACTTGACCCCGCAGCCGTTTCTTGGCCTACTCGGACAACGCTGAAAAAGGTTTACCCATGTACACACCCGCCATTACTGGTAGCGGCATCTTTACGCCGGAACAGGTCATCACCAACGCCGAGCTGGTCAAGGCGTTCAACGCCTATGCCGATCTGTACAACGCCGAACACGCCGCCGAGATCGACGCTGGGGAATTGCCCGCCAAGGAACACTCCTCGGAGGAGTTCATCGTCAAGGCGTCGGGGATCGAACAGCGCTATGTCATGGATAAGACGGGTATTCTGGACCCCAAAGTGATGCACCCCCTGCTGCGCCAACGGTCCGACGAAGAACCCGGCCTGATGGCCGAGATGGCCCTGGATGCGGCGCAAAAGGCGTTGCAGGCGGCGGGGAAAACCGCGGCTGACGTTGATGCCGTCATCTGCGCGGCGTCGAACCTTGAACGCGCCTATCCGGCGGTGGCGATCGAAATCCAGCAGTTGCTGGATATCAACGGCTTTGCCTTTGACATGAACGTCGCCTGTTCCTCCGCGACCTTCGGCATCCAAGCGGCGGCGGATATGATCCGCTCCGGCTCGATCCGCTCGGCGCTGGTGGTCTGCCCCGAAATATGCTCGGCCCATCTGGAATGGCGCGACCGTGACTGCCACTTTATCTTTGGGGACGTGGCCACCGCCGTGCTGATCGAACGCGCCGAAGACGCAGCCGGTGCTTATTTCGAGATCAAGTCGACCCGTTGCGCGACCGAGTTCTCGAACAACATCCGCAACAACAATGGCTTTTTACGCCGGTCCCGCCCCGATGGCGTCGCGGACCGCCGCGACATGCAGTTCATGCAGAACGGGCGCAAGGTGTTCAAAGAAGTGCTGCCAATGGTTGCCGAACACATCGCGGGCCACATGGCTGACGAAGGCGTTGAGGCCGCTGATCTGAAGCGTCTGTGGCTGCATCAGGCGAATAAATCGATGAATGACTTCATCGGTCGCAAAGTGCTGGGTCGCGTG contains:
- a CDS encoding beta-ketoacyl-ACP synthase III, with amino-acid sequence MYTPAITGSGIFTPEQVITNAELVKAFNAYADLYNAEHAAEIDAGELPAKEHSSEEFIVKASGIEQRYVMDKTGILDPKVMHPLLRQRSDEEPGLMAEMALDAAQKALQAAGKTAADVDAVICAASNLERAYPAVAIEIQQLLDINGFAFDMNVACSSATFGIQAAADMIRSGSIRSALVVCPEICSAHLEWRDRDCHFIFGDVATAVLIERAEDAAGAYFEIKSTRCATEFSNNIRNNNGFLRRSRPDGVADRRDMQFMQNGRKVFKEVLPMVAEHIAGHMADEGVEAADLKRLWLHQANKSMNDFIGRKVLGRVPEAGEQPNILQDYANTSSAGSIIAFSKYSDDLTDGDTGLICSFGAGYSVGSVLVQRHG